The following coding sequences are from one Bradyrhizobium sp. 200 window:
- the hemA gene encoding 5-aminolevulinate synthase, whose product MDYSKFFNAALSRLHDERRYRVFADLERIAGRFPHAVWHSPKGPRNVVIWCSNDYLGMGQHPKVVGAMVETATRVGTGAGGTRNIAGTHHPLVQLEQELADLHGKQASLLFTSGYVSNQTGISTIAKLIPNCLILSDALNHNSMIEGVRQAGCERQIFRHNDLAHLEELLIAAGPDRPKLIACESLYSMDGDVAPLAKICDLAEKYGAMTYVDEVHAVGMYGPRGGGIAERDGVMHRIDVLEGTLAKAFGCLGGYIAGKAEIIDAVRSYAPGFIFTTALPPAICSAATAAIRHLKASSWERERHQDRAARVKAILNAAGLPVMSNDTHIVPLFVGDPEKCKQASDILLEEHGIYIQPINYPTVAKGTERLRITPSPYHDDGLIDRLAEALLQVWDRLGLPLKQQSLAAE is encoded by the coding sequence ATGGATTACAGCAAATTTTTCAATGCCGCCCTCAGCCGCCTGCATGACGAGCGGCGTTACCGGGTTTTCGCCGACCTCGAGCGGATCGCGGGACGCTTTCCGCATGCGGTCTGGCACTCGCCGAAGGGCCCGCGCAATGTCGTGATCTGGTGCTCCAACGACTATCTCGGCATGGGCCAGCACCCCAAGGTGGTCGGCGCCATGGTCGAGACCGCCACAAGGGTCGGCACCGGCGCCGGCGGCACGCGCAACATCGCCGGCACCCATCATCCGCTGGTCCAGCTCGAGCAGGAACTGGCCGATCTGCACGGCAAGCAAGCCTCGCTGCTGTTCACCTCGGGCTATGTCTCGAACCAGACCGGCATCTCGACGATCGCAAAACTCATTCCGAACTGCCTCATTCTATCTGACGCGCTCAACCATAATTCGATGATCGAAGGCGTTCGCCAGGCCGGCTGCGAGCGGCAGATCTTCCGCCACAACGACCTCGCCCATCTCGAAGAACTCCTGATCGCGGCCGGCCCCGACCGGCCCAAGCTGATCGCCTGCGAGAGCCTCTATTCGATGGATGGCGACGTCGCCCCGCTCGCAAAAATCTGCGACCTCGCCGAAAAATACGGCGCCATGACCTATGTCGACGAGGTCCATGCGGTCGGCATGTACGGCCCGCGCGGCGGCGGTATCGCCGAGCGTGACGGCGTCATGCATCGCATCGACGTGCTCGAAGGCACGCTCGCCAAGGCCTTCGGCTGTCTCGGCGGCTATATCGCCGGCAAGGCCGAGATCATCGACGCGGTCCGTTCCTACGCGCCGGGCTTCATCTTCACGACAGCGCTGCCGCCGGCGATCTGCTCGGCCGCGACCGCTGCGATCCGCCACCTGAAGGCGTCAAGCTGGGAACGCGAGCGCCACCAGGACCGCGCCGCCCGCGTCAAGGCGATCCTCAACGCCGCCGGGTTGCCCGTGATGTCGAACGACACCCATATCGTGCCGCTGTTCGTCGGCGATCCCGAGAAGTGCAAGCAGGCGTCCGATATCCTGCTGGAGGAGCACGGCATCTACATCCAGCCGATCAACTATCCGACGGTGGCCAAGGGAACCGAGCGGCTGCGGATCACGCCCTCGCCCTACCACGACGACGGCCTGATCGACCGGCTCGCGGAAGCGCTGCTGCAGGTCTGGGACCGCCTCGGCCTGCCGCTGAAGCAGCAATCGCTGGCGGCCGAGTAA
- a CDS encoding LysR substrate-binding domain-containing protein — translation MLEFDLLRTFVAVADCGGFHRAAEQLHLTQSTVSQQIKRLERETRRPLFRRTTRTVALTDDGEMLLDDARRLLQLEEAARRRLNAPQLSGMVRLGAVEEVASGSLPAALGRFAKLHPNVKLEVQIGVSSELIGQLDAGRLDVVLAKRPLGTSRGRLAWREPLLWTAADAFELAPGAPLPLALYREHSVSREAALQALRTSDLSWEIVYTSPSLTGVRAAGLAGLAVTPLPVSAIVGGLRVLGAAEGLPRLPDLEFAIFERDRPAAAAAALAATLASLAPVAERTVRRARKRN, via the coding sequence ATGCTCGAATTCGACCTCCTCCGCACCTTCGTCGCAGTGGCCGATTGCGGCGGCTTCCACCGTGCGGCCGAACAGCTCCACCTCACGCAGTCGACGGTAAGTCAGCAGATCAAGCGCCTCGAACGCGAGACCAGGCGGCCGCTGTTCCGTCGCACCACGCGGACGGTTGCGTTGACCGATGATGGCGAGATGCTGCTGGATGACGCGCGGCGGCTCTTGCAGCTCGAAGAAGCGGCGCGGCGCCGTCTCAACGCCCCGCAACTATCCGGCATGGTGCGCCTGGGCGCCGTCGAGGAAGTCGCCAGCGGTTCGCTGCCGGCCGCGCTCGGCCGCTTCGCCAAATTGCATCCGAACGTGAAGCTCGAGGTTCAGATCGGCGTCAGTTCCGAACTGATCGGACAGCTCGACGCCGGGCGGCTCGACGTGGTGCTGGCCAAGCGTCCGCTCGGCACATCACGCGGGCGTCTTGCATGGCGCGAGCCGCTGCTGTGGACCGCCGCAGATGCCTTCGAGCTCGCGCCCGGGGCCCCGTTGCCGCTGGCGCTGTACCGCGAGCATTCGGTGTCGCGTGAGGCCGCACTTCAAGCGCTGCGCACCAGCGATCTTTCCTGGGAGATCGTCTACACCAGCCCCAGCCTGACCGGTGTCCGCGCAGCCGGCCTGGCCGGCCTTGCCGTAACACCCCTGCCGGTAAGCGCCATCGTCGGCGGCTTACGCGTGCTCGGCGCCGCGGAGGGCCTGCCGCGCCTTCCCGATCTCGAATTCGCGATCTTTGAACGTGATCGGCCTGCGGCGGCAGCGGCGGCGCTGGCGGCAACGCTCGCATCTCTGGCGCCGGTTGCAGAGCGCACCGTTCGCAGGGCCCGGAAGCGCAACTAG
- the mdcA gene encoding malonate decarboxylase subunit alpha, with the protein MSQRPYPRSTNRGERLRRAQSVCGGGKICPPDRATALLEAIIEAFDRVAVEGDNQKQADFLSAALAKADPARLHDLHMVQSVLALPDHLAVFERGIASRLDFAFAGPQSRKLAELVATGSLKIGAIHTYLELYGRMLVDLTPRVALIVADKADRDGNLYTGPNTEDTPVIAEATAFRGGIVVAQVNEIVDRLPRVDIPGDWVDFVVPGPKPYLIEPLFTRDPAKVRDQNILMAMMAIAAVYEPYEVQRLNHGIGYATAAIELILPTFAAARGLKGKVARHFVLNPHPTLIPAIEAGFVDNVYCFGSELGMERYMSERADVFPVGRDGNLRSNRALAQVAGQYACDLFIGGTLQIDAEANSSTATKDRITGFGGAPNMGADARGRRHDSPAWLRAGREAGETIRGRKLVVQMVQTRQPNGAPSFVERLDAFDLAAAAGFALPPVMIYGDDVTHVITEEGVANLLLCRSVEERAAALRAVAGDTEFGRAGSADVTEDLRRRGIVMRPSDLGIDATAATRDLLAAQTLGDLVACSGGLYAPPAKFLRPSVAKPASAGAKPALHSAEG; encoded by the coding sequence ATGTCACAACGACCGTACCCGAGATCGACAAACCGCGGCGAACGCTTGCGCAGGGCTCAATCGGTCTGCGGCGGCGGAAAAATCTGTCCGCCCGATCGCGCCACGGCGCTGCTTGAGGCCATCATCGAGGCCTTCGACCGCGTCGCGGTCGAAGGGGACAATCAGAAGCAGGCCGATTTTCTCTCGGCGGCGCTCGCCAAGGCCGATCCTGCGCGGCTGCATGATCTTCACATGGTGCAGTCGGTGCTGGCCTTGCCCGATCACCTCGCGGTGTTTGAGCGCGGCATCGCCAGCCGGCTCGACTTCGCCTTTGCCGGTCCGCAAAGCCGCAAGCTCGCCGAACTGGTCGCGACGGGTTCGCTGAAGATCGGCGCGATCCACACCTATCTCGAACTTTACGGACGGATGCTGGTCGACCTGACGCCGCGCGTTGCGCTGATCGTGGCCGACAAGGCCGACCGCGACGGCAACCTTTACACGGGTCCGAACACCGAGGACACGCCGGTGATTGCGGAGGCGACCGCCTTCCGTGGCGGGATCGTGGTGGCGCAGGTCAATGAGATCGTCGACCGCCTGCCGCGGGTCGACATTCCCGGCGATTGGGTCGACTTCGTCGTCCCGGGCCCAAAGCCATACTTGATCGAGCCGCTGTTCACGCGGGATCCCGCAAAAGTCCGCGACCAGAACATCCTGATGGCGATGATGGCGATTGCCGCCGTCTACGAGCCCTACGAAGTACAGCGGCTCAATCACGGCATCGGTTACGCCACGGCAGCGATCGAATTGATCCTGCCGACCTTCGCCGCGGCGCGCGGATTAAAGGGGAAGGTCGCAAGACACTTCGTGCTCAATCCGCACCCGACGCTGATCCCGGCGATCGAGGCCGGCTTCGTCGATAACGTCTATTGCTTCGGCTCCGAGCTCGGCATGGAGCGATACATGTCGGAACGTGCCGACGTGTTTCCGGTGGGTCGCGACGGCAATTTGCGCTCGAACCGCGCGCTGGCCCAGGTCGCCGGGCAATATGCCTGCGACCTCTTCATCGGCGGCACCCTGCAGATCGACGCCGAGGCCAACAGCTCCACGGCGACGAAGGACCGGATCACCGGTTTCGGCGGCGCGCCGAATATGGGCGCCGATGCGCGCGGAAGGCGGCATGACAGTCCGGCCTGGTTGCGCGCGGGCAGGGAGGCCGGCGAAACCATCCGCGGGCGCAAGCTTGTCGTGCAGATGGTCCAGACCCGGCAGCCCAACGGCGCGCCGAGCTTTGTCGAACGGCTGGATGCGTTCGACCTGGCGGCGGCCGCAGGCTTCGCATTGCCGCCGGTGATGATCTACGGCGACGACGTCACGCATGTGATCACCGAGGAAGGCGTCGCAAATCTCCTGCTTTGCCGCTCGGTGGAGGAACGCGCGGCAGCGCTGCGTGCCGTTGCCGGTGACACCGAATTCGGGCGAGCGGGGTCGGCCGATGTCACCGAGGATTTGCGCAGGCGCGGTATCGTGATGCGGCCGTCCGATCTCGGCATCGACGCCACGGCGGCAACGCGCGATCTGCTCGCCGCGCAGACGCTCGGCGATCTCGTCGCCTGCTCCGGCGGGCTTTATGCGCCGCCGGCGAAATTCCTTCGGCCGTCAGTCGCGAAGCCCGCATCGGCCGGCGCGAAACCGGCGCTCCATTCCGCAGAGGGATAA